The following are from one region of the Chloroflexota bacterium genome:
- a CDS encoding MFS transporter produces the protein MLASALVDKPTYRWWVFSAVALGTLTSVVNHGGMSVALPTIAQYFDADLSTVQWVVIAEGLAISALLLPMGRLSDIVGRKLIYVVGLVIFVAAAIFAATSGSIIALIAAKAVQGLGAAMTQGTGMAMITTVFPSEERGKGIGSHASVVGTGGVLGPIAGGFLITAFDWRWLFYINILMGIATMIVVLLIIRGDVFRQDSRNRSYDYAGAALSTAVLLSFLLTVSNGSRMGWTSPPIMLGAMGFFAFLVAFIWWEMRASSPMLDMSMFRSRVFSIGIGTNFMSFLGITSSRFLLPFYLQAALGYTPALVGLALLPNAASRIVMGPVSGRLSDRYGWKPFNIIGLLLSASGLVVLAFLSASTSIVIVIAGILLQSIGSGLFQSPNSASIFSAATPERHGVVAAFVNLSRNSGNVTGTAVAASIVTAVMVGAGFEVKIDAVLDAAPGSALLDSFLDGLQTAFLTMATLQIIGAIASVFKTDPKPEIPADLTPDTVGARR, from the coding sequence ATGCTTGCATCCGCACTTGTTGACAAGCCGACTTACCGCTGGTGGGTGTTTTCCGCCGTTGCGCTGGGGACTTTGACCTCGGTCGTCAATCACGGCGGTATGTCTGTCGCACTTCCGACCATCGCGCAGTACTTCGACGCTGACCTATCGACGGTGCAGTGGGTTGTCATAGCAGAAGGGCTGGCGATAAGCGCCCTTCTGCTGCCGATGGGCAGGCTATCCGACATCGTGGGCAGGAAGCTCATATATGTCGTCGGGCTTGTCATCTTTGTCGCGGCAGCTATATTCGCCGCGACCTCTGGCAGCATTATCGCGCTGATTGCCGCCAAAGCCGTGCAGGGGCTTGGCGCGGCGATGACGCAGGGCACCGGCATGGCGATGATTACCACCGTCTTCCCCAGCGAAGAGCGCGGCAAAGGTATCGGATCGCATGCGAGCGTCGTTGGTACGGGCGGCGTGCTTGGTCCCATCGCCGGTGGCTTCCTGATAACCGCATTCGACTGGCGGTGGCTGTTCTACATCAACATCCTGATGGGCATCGCCACGATGATTGTCGTGCTGCTGATAATCCGCGGCGATGTGTTCCGGCAGGACTCGCGCAACCGCAGCTACGACTACGCAGGCGCGGCGCTGTCCACCGCGGTGCTGCTATCCTTCCTGCTCACCGTGTCCAACGGCTCGCGCATGGGCTGGACGTCTCCGCCGATAATGCTCGGCGCGATGGGATTTTTCGCGTTCCTAGTAGCGTTCATCTGGTGGGAAATGCGCGCATCGTCGCCTATGCTGGATATGTCAATGTTCCGCAGCAGGGTGTTCAGCATCGGCATCGGTACGAACTTCATGTCGTTCTTGGGCATAACGTCGTCGCGATTTTTGCTGCCATTCTACCTTCAGGCGGCGCTGGGATACACACCGGCGCTGGTGGGCTTGGCGCTGCTGCCCAATGCCGCAAGCAGGATTGTGATGGGGCCAGTCAGCGGACGCCTGTCCGACCGATACGGCTGGAAGCCATTCAACATCATCGGGCTGCTGCTGTCCGCGAGCGGTTTGGTTGTCCTCGCATTCCTCTCCGCATCGACATCCATAGTCATTGTAATCGCCGGCATACTCTTGCAGAGCATCGGGTCCGGACTCTTCCAATCGCCCAACTCCGCGTCGATATTCAGCGCGGCTACGCCGGAGCGGCACGGCGTGGTCGCTGCGTTCGTGAACCTATCTCGCAACTCCGGCAATGTGACGGGCACGGCAGTCGCCGCGTCCATCGTTACCGCTGTAATGGTCGGCGCAGGCTTTGAAGTGAAGATAGACGCCGTGCTCGACGCGGCACCCGGCTCGGCACTGCTGGACTCGTTCTTGGACGGGCTGCAGACGGCGTTTCTAACAATGGCGACGCTGCAAATCATCGGCGCGATAGCATCCGTATTCAAGACCGACCCAAAACCCGAAATACCGGCAGACCTGACGCCCGACACGGTTGGCGCGCGGCGGTGA
- a CDS encoding MFS transporter, translating into MAQSTIRAPASTAAGAAERQSFAERLRQSPIAETLAIPDFRWIWLGSFASFTAMNMQMITRGWLVLRLENDSPSALTWAMVSFAAPMAIISLFGGALSDRMPKKYLIFGSQLGNAALTLVVGMMDATGTIWLGALMALGVLNGSMFALNMPSRQAIISEIVPRDRVMNAVALNNASMNLTRAAGPAVAGILIAFFSTALVFYIVSIVYVISGFSVLRVKSMGVRASGPRKSVTGDIKEGLNYALGDKTLRGLIIMAFLPAMFGFTLFALMPAWAREQLNVTSFDLGYLMAVMGIGALVGTLGLASMRNLGNRGIILLVISVIWGISVVGVAFSAEFVSAIFFLVINGLLSSLYMSLNMTLSQIYADPEKRGRVMSLFMMTFGLMPIGAIPFGEFAEVIGTGQALSISGMILTGLTIIFAFAYPHFRRIQ; encoded by the coding sequence TTGGCACAGAGCACAATAAGGGCGCCGGCGTCCACTGCCGCCGGTGCCGCCGAACGGCAGTCCTTCGCTGAGCGACTCAGGCAATCTCCCATCGCCGAGACACTAGCGATCCCCGACTTTCGCTGGATTTGGCTTGGGTCGTTTGCGTCGTTCACCGCAATGAACATGCAAATGATTACCCGCGGATGGCTTGTGTTGCGGCTAGAAAACGACTCGCCGTCCGCGCTAACCTGGGCGATGGTGTCGTTCGCCGCGCCGATGGCTATTATCTCCCTGTTCGGCGGCGCGCTGTCGGACAGAATGCCGAAGAAGTACCTTATATTCGGCAGCCAGTTGGGGAACGCCGCTCTCACCCTTGTCGTGGGTATGATGGACGCCACCGGCACCATCTGGCTCGGCGCATTGATGGCGTTGGGAGTGCTGAACGGCTCGATGTTCGCGCTCAACATGCCAAGCCGCCAAGCCATCATATCCGAGATTGTGCCGCGTGACCGCGTGATGAACGCCGTCGCCCTGAACAACGCATCCATGAACCTGACGCGCGCGGCAGGACCTGCAGTCGCCGGCATTCTCATTGCCTTCTTCAGCACCGCTCTCGTCTTCTATATCGTGTCCATCGTGTATGTCATCTCTGGCTTTTCCGTTCTGCGCGTCAAGAGCATGGGAGTCCGGGCAAGCGGGCCACGCAAAAGCGTAACCGGCGACATCAAGGAAGGCTTGAATTACGCCTTGGGAGACAAGACACTCAGGGGCCTCATCATCATGGCGTTTCTGCCGGCGATGTTCGGCTTCACGCTCTTCGCCCTAATGCCCGCGTGGGCGCGCGAGCAGCTCAACGTAACATCGTTCGACCTCGGTTACCTGATGGCTGTTATGGGCATAGGCGCTCTGGTCGGCACCCTCGGGCTGGCGTCTATGCGGAACCTCGGCAATCGTGGCATAATCCTTCTCGTCATCAGCGTGATATGGGGTATATCCGTCGTGGGCGTCGCGTTCTCCGCCGAGTTCGTCTCCGCGATATTCTTCCTTGTCATTAACGGCCTCCTCAGCTCGCTCTACATGTCGCTGAACATGACCCTGTCGCAGATATACGCCGACCCCGAGAAGCGCGGTCGAGTCATGAGCCTGTTCATGATGACGTTCGGGCTGATGCCCATCGGCGCGATACCGTTCGGCGAATTCGCCGAAGTAATCGGCACGGGGCAGGCGCTCAGCATAAGCGGCATGATTCTGAC